A genomic stretch from Edaphobacter aggregans includes:
- a CDS encoding IS110 family transposase translates to MKKLTTTMMQETLNKQDGRLTVGLDLGDRASFYCVLDDAGDVLLEQKVSTTPKAIKEVFGVMPRSRIALETGTHSPWVSRLLSELGHEAIVAHARSVRLIGESRRKDDRLDARTLARLVRIDPQLLCPVKHRSAEAQADLTVIRARAAPVRTRTMLVNAARGLTKSYGERLRGCNAPGMKPQAAQDLSPELKRALEPMMREIESVSERICEYDQLLESMARNRYPEAEQLKQIKGVGTLIALTYMLTLEDPHRFRKSRDAACYVGLQPGRRNSGQSEPQMHISKEGDPYLRALLVQAAHHVLGPWGVDSDLRRWGMKLAEHGGKRGKKRAVIAVARKLAVLLHRLWVSREVYVPLRPSSRATLPAAA, encoded by the coding sequence ATGAAAAAGCTTACCACCACGATGATGCAGGAGACACTCAACAAGCAGGACGGACGCCTGACCGTCGGTCTGGATTTGGGCGACAGGGCGAGCTTTTATTGCGTGTTGGATGATGCAGGTGACGTGCTGCTGGAGCAGAAGGTGAGCACGACGCCCAAGGCGATAAAAGAGGTTTTCGGAGTGATGCCTCGGAGCCGTATCGCACTGGAGACCGGAACGCATTCACCGTGGGTAAGTCGGTTGCTCAGCGAACTCGGTCATGAGGCGATCGTGGCCCACGCGCGCAGCGTGCGGCTAATCGGGGAGAGCAGGCGCAAGGATGATCGGCTCGACGCTAGGACACTTGCGCGACTCGTAAGGATCGATCCGCAGCTGCTGTGCCCAGTGAAGCATCGGAGCGCCGAGGCACAAGCGGATCTTACGGTGATCCGGGCGCGGGCCGCTCCGGTCCGCACACGGACGATGTTGGTCAACGCGGCGCGCGGTCTGACGAAGTCCTACGGGGAGCGGCTCCGCGGATGCAACGCACCAGGGATGAAGCCGCAGGCGGCCCAGGATCTGAGTCCGGAGTTGAAGCGTGCACTGGAACCGATGATGAGAGAGATAGAGTCGGTCAGCGAACGGATCTGCGAGTACGACCAGCTGCTTGAGTCCATGGCGCGGAACAGATATCCCGAAGCAGAGCAGTTGAAGCAGATCAAGGGAGTGGGAACGCTAATCGCCCTCACGTACATGTTGACGCTGGAAGATCCACACCGTTTTCGCAAGAGCCGGGATGCAGCCTGCTACGTAGGTCTCCAGCCTGGAAGGCGTAACTCGGGACAGAGCGAGCCGCAGATGCACATCAGCAAAGAGGGCGATCCGTATCTACGAGCACTTCTGGTGCAGGCTGCCCACCACGTACTCGGTCCCTGGGGAGTCGACAGCGACCTGCGCCGATGGGGCATGAAGCTGGCTGAGCACGGAGGCAAGCGCGGGAAGAAACGCGCAGTGATCGCGGTCGCGCGTAAGCTGGCCGTCCTGCTGCATCGACTATGGGTGAGCAGAGAGGTTTATGTGCCACTACGGCCAAGCAGTCGGGCTACACTGCCGGCAGCCGCATAG
- a CDS encoding FG-GAP-like repeat-containing protein, producing MKLFCACELRRVIQVVLLLVTVQLPGTIMRAQTTTASSLTVSPSSPLAAQTVMTLMATVTASGTAVHPGLVTFCEATAPPCVGLAVVGTAQLTSAGTALLRFTPAIGSHNYIAIFAGTTAYATSTSSAQALTVSPPATFPTTTAITSSGSVGAYMLTATVVGTGNATLGPTGSVSFIDTTNSNNVGTATLGSPTLGHRFVNATGSPIEVGELPVGAAVGDFNGDGHADLAVSNSDSTISILLGNGSGGFAPATGSPITVGAGPYGLAVGDFNGDGHADLAVVNTDSGTVTILLGNGSGGFSSAPGSPVAVGTNPYLVAAGDFNGDGIADLAVTNFSSNDVSILLGDGTGGFTQASGSPVAVGGGAYGVAVGDFNGDGRADLAVTNQRDGNVSILLGDGGGGFTQAPGSPVAVGTFPVAVEVGDFNGDGHADLAVANVTADTVSILLGNGSGGFAPATGSPVAVGSFPNDVVVGDFNGDGIADLAVPNFESNNVSILVGNGSGGFASAPGSPVAVGTWPYAVAIGDFNGDGIADLAVPNFDSNDVSILLNQVTQTATAVLPGVSIPGSGIRPVEATYPGDTHFADSTSPTIPLTGSRVATATTLVLSTSNTIAFGMPVILTAAVAPYTAGSLTATGTMSFYDGATLLGTVPTSSAGEAGLTVPSGGIPGFAVGTHTLTALYEGDTHFLSSTSGPVSLTVSPSSPTVSLVSSDNPSSFGQSVTFTATVPSGATGTIQFRDGAANLGGPVTLAAGVAAYTSSSLTPGARPITAVYSGDGSHLPMTSDVLTQQVTSLPTATSLAVSPGSPLAAQTVMTLTATVTTSGAAVHPGLVTFCDATAPSCTGLAVVGTAQLTSAGTAALRFIPSVGSHNYVAVFAGTKAYTASISSAQAVTVSPLATFPTTTAITSSGTPGNYTLIATVVGTGNATLGPTGSVSFIDTTNGNSVLGTATSGTPTLGHGFANAMGSPIAVGNLPVAAAIGDFNGDGIADLVVANDTDNTLTILLGNGHGGFSPALGSPIAVGPSPFGVVVADFNSDGIADLAVANSGSTNVSILLGNGSGGFSPAVGSPIAVGTDPFGVAIGDFNGDGIADLAVANWGSNDVTILLGNGSGGFSASGSTVPVGTRPYAITVGDFNGDGIADLAVTNQTSANVSILLGNGSGGFLPAPGSPVTAGNHPQSVAVGDFNGDGIADLAVTNYLSNDMNILLGDGHGGFSPAPGSPVATGAGPNDVAVGDFNGDGIVDLAVANLDADDVSIFLGNGSGGFALASGSPITVGHLPYAVAVGDFDGDGIADLAVPNYGANDISILLNQVTQTTTAVLPGVSIPGSGTRNVEAIYPGDANFGGSTSPTIPLTATPVTTVTTLVLSTADTIVFGTPVTLTANVTPFTLGGATATGTMNFYDGTTLLGAVPLSSTGEASLTVSTFTVAGSPHRLTAVFIGDSNRDGSLSAPVFLTVSPGPIAVSLVSSDNPSDFGQTVTFTATVVSGATGTIQFKDGATNLGAPVTLAGAVAVFATSALMQGTHSITAAYSGDGSHAASTSDVLLQLVTPAILTVTANNSTRMFSGHNGALTYTITGFVGGDTPASSVTGAPTVVTTATESSPVGSYPIAIGQGTLAATNYSFAFVNGTLTVTPATLTVTPNNASRVYGQPNPPLTTTITGFLNDDIPAVVSGAAAVSTTATVASPVGAYPITATQGTLAAKNYSFIFVNGILTVTKATLTVTANHASRVVGLANPPFTTTITGFVNGDTSTVVSGAAAVSTTATTASPVGSYPIMVTQGTLSATNYGFAFVNGILTIDNIIVTPPTGPSVGGSSVTLTATVPAGATGTVTFDDGTTVLGTVPVPTNTGRTDGITVTLVTTLAPGTHIITAIYSGDANFAPATSPPVTLVVTPPPPDFTVASSTGRQLIPPGASANFTIVISSMNGSFTNAVTMSATNLPPGATYTFNPATVTPGASGANTTFTVSVPPQSHMASRSRRLGPVAFALLLLPFARLKRYRRRPQKLLIWMLAALVSLGAVSGCGEGGYFSQTEQTYTITVTATSGTLIRSTTVTLTVE from the coding sequence ATGAAGCTTTTCTGTGCCTGTGAGTTACGCCGTGTGATACAGGTGGTTCTTCTCCTGGTGACCGTCCAGCTGCCCGGAACGATAATGCGGGCGCAAACTACTACGGCGAGCTCGCTGACAGTGTCGCCGAGTTCACCTTTGGCGGCGCAGACAGTGATGACCCTGATGGCGACGGTGACGGCCAGTGGTACAGCTGTCCATCCGGGGCTGGTGACATTCTGCGAGGCAACGGCGCCGCCTTGCGTGGGCCTGGCCGTCGTGGGTACAGCGCAATTGACGAGCGCAGGGACTGCGTTGCTGCGGTTTACTCCGGCCATCGGCAGTCATAACTATATTGCGATCTTTGCGGGGACAACAGCGTATGCGACGAGCACTTCCTCAGCGCAAGCATTAACGGTATCCCCACCGGCAACCTTCCCGACGACGACCGCCATTACTTCCAGCGGCAGTGTCGGGGCCTACATGCTGACGGCAACCGTCGTGGGTACCGGTAACGCTACGCTAGGCCCGACAGGCAGCGTATCGTTCATCGACACTACAAACAGCAATAATGTGGGAACGGCGACGCTGGGATCCCCAACGCTGGGGCACCGCTTTGTAAATGCTACGGGATCTCCAATCGAGGTGGGCGAGCTGCCCGTAGGTGCAGCCGTTGGGGACTTTAATGGCGACGGCCACGCTGACCTGGCGGTGTCGAATTCGGACTCTACTATAAGCATATTGCTGGGGAACGGCAGTGGCGGCTTCGCACCAGCTACGGGATCACCGATTACGGTTGGTGCCGGGCCTTATGGTCTGGCCGTTGGGGATTTCAATGGTGACGGCCACGCGGATTTGGCGGTGGTAAATACGGACTCTGGCACGGTAACCATATTGCTGGGGAACGGCAGTGGCGGTTTCTCGTCGGCTCCGGGATCGCCGGTCGCTGTGGGCACCAATCCCTACCTTGTGGCGGCGGGGGACTTCAATGGGGACGGCATCGCAGACCTGGCGGTGACAAATTTCTCCAGTAACGATGTGAGCATTTTGTTGGGGGACGGCACTGGCGGCTTCACACAAGCTTCGGGATCGCCGGTCGCGGTGGGTGGAGGGGCCTATGGTGTGGCCGTTGGCGACTTCAATGGGGATGGCCGCGCGGATCTGGCGGTAACAAATCAAAGAGATGGTAATGTGAGCATCTTGCTGGGCGACGGTGGAGGCGGCTTCACGCAAGCTCCGGGATCGCCGGTCGCGGTGGGCACTTTTCCCGTTGCTGTTGAAGTTGGTGACTTCAATGGAGATGGCCATGCGGACCTGGCGGTGGCAAATGTAACTGCGGATACTGTGAGCATCTTGCTGGGGAACGGCAGTGGTGGCTTCGCACCAGCTACGGGATCGCCTGTCGCTGTGGGCAGTTTTCCCAATGATGTAGTCGTTGGTGACTTCAATGGGGATGGCATCGCGGATTTAGCTGTGCCAAATTTCGAATCCAACAATGTCAGCATCTTGGTGGGGAACGGCAGTGGCGGCTTCGCGTCGGCTCCGGGATCGCCGGTTGCGGTGGGCACTTGGCCCTATGCCGTAGCGATTGGTGACTTCAATGGGGATGGCATTGCGGATCTGGCTGTGCCAAATTTCGACTCGAATGACGTAAGCATATTGCTGAATCAAGTGACGCAGACGGCGACGGCAGTGTTACCCGGGGTGAGCATACCAGGCAGCGGGATTCGCCCTGTCGAGGCAACCTATCCCGGAGATACGCACTTCGCTGACAGCACCTCGCCAACAATTCCACTGACGGGCTCGCGTGTAGCAACGGCGACCACGCTGGTGCTTTCGACGTCAAACACGATTGCGTTCGGAATGCCGGTGATTTTGACGGCCGCTGTGGCCCCATACACGGCAGGCAGCTTGACTGCGACGGGCACCATGAGCTTCTACGATGGAGCCACGTTGTTAGGAACAGTGCCGACCTCATCCGCTGGCGAAGCGGGCCTGACGGTGCCAAGCGGAGGGATTCCTGGCTTCGCGGTAGGTACTCACACGTTGACGGCGCTCTATGAAGGTGACACGCACTTCCTCTCCAGCACAAGCGGTCCGGTTTCGCTAACGGTAAGTCCATCGTCCCCCACAGTTTCCCTTGTCTCTTCGGATAATCCTTCCAGTTTTGGTCAGTCGGTGACGTTTACGGCGACCGTGCCCAGCGGAGCCACAGGCACTATTCAATTCAGGGATGGTGCAGCGAACCTGGGCGGACCTGTGACTCTTGCGGCGGGAGTTGCTGCTTACACAAGCAGCTCGTTGACGCCAGGAGCGCGTCCGATAACCGCGGTCTACAGCGGGGATGGAAGTCATCTTCCGATGACTTCGGATGTGCTGACACAGCAGGTTACTTCGCTTCCGACGGCGACCTCGCTGGCAGTGTCGCCAGGTTCACCGTTAGCGGCACAGACAGTGATGACCCTGACTGCGACGGTGACGACCAGTGGTGCAGCCGTCCATCCGGGCTTGGTGACATTCTGCGATGCAACGGCGCCGTCTTGCACAGGCCTGGCTGTCGTGGGTACAGCGCAGTTGACGAGCGCAGGGACTGCAGCACTGAGATTTATTCCGAGTGTCGGCAGTCATAACTATGTTGCGGTCTTTGCGGGGACAAAAGCATATACGGCGAGCATTTCCTCCGCACAAGCAGTAACAGTGTCGCCACTGGCAACCTTCCCGACGACGACAGCCATTACTTCCAGCGGCACTCCAGGGAACTACACGCTGATAGCAACCGTCGTGGGTACCGGGAACGCTACGCTAGGCCCCACGGGCAGCGTATCTTTCATCGATACCACAAACGGCAATAGTGTTCTGGGAACGGCGACGTCAGGGACCCCAACGCTGGGGCACGGCTTTGCGAATGCTATGGGATCTCCAATCGCAGTGGGCAACTTACCAGTGGCTGCAGCCATTGGAGACTTCAATGGCGATGGCATCGCGGATCTGGTGGTGGCAAATGATACCGATAATACTTTGACCATACTGCTGGGGAACGGCCATGGCGGCTTCTCGCCAGCTCTAGGATCTCCAATCGCGGTTGGCCCCAGCCCCTTTGGTGTGGTCGTAGCGGACTTCAATAGCGACGGCATCGCGGACTTGGCCGTGGCAAATTCGGGCTCTACTAACGTGAGCATATTGTTAGGGAACGGTAGTGGCGGCTTCTCGCCAGCTGTGGGATCACCGATTGCGGTGGGCACCGATCCCTTTGGTGTGGCCATAGGGGACTTCAATGGCGACGGCATTGCGGATCTAGCCGTGGCAAATTGGGGTTCTAATGACGTGACTATATTGCTAGGGAACGGTAGTGGCGGCTTCTCGGCTTCGGGGTCGACAGTCCCGGTGGGTACTCGTCCCTACGCTATTACCGTGGGTGACTTCAATGGAGATGGCATCGCCGATCTGGCGGTGACAAACCAGACCTCCGCCAATGTGAGCATATTGCTAGGAAACGGCAGTGGTGGCTTCTTGCCGGCCCCAGGATCGCCCGTTACGGCGGGTAATCATCCCCAATCCGTCGCCGTGGGAGACTTTAACGGTGATGGCATCGCGGATCTGGCGGTGACGAATTATCTCTCGAATGACATGAACATATTGTTGGGGGACGGTCATGGCGGCTTCTCGCCAGCCCCGGGATCGCCGGTCGCGACGGGTGCCGGTCCTAACGACGTGGCCGTGGGGGACTTCAATGGTGACGGCATTGTCGATCTGGCGGTGGCGAATCTCGACGCTGATGACGTGAGCATATTCCTGGGGAACGGCAGTGGCGGCTTCGCGCTAGCTTCGGGATCGCCGATCACGGTTGGCCATCTCCCCTACGCAGTAGCCGTTGGCGACTTCGACGGCGACGGTATCGCGGATCTGGCGGTGCCAAATTATGGCGCTAATGACATCAGCATCTTGCTGAACCAGGTGACGCAAACAACGACAGCGGTGTTACCTGGGGTAAGCATCCCAGGTAGCGGGACGCGCAATGTCGAGGCAATCTATCCGGGCGACGCGAACTTTGGTGGTAGCACCTCGCCAACAATTCCATTGACGGCTACGCCGGTGACCACAGTGACAACACTGGTGCTTTCGACGGCAGATACGATCGTGTTCGGAACGCCCGTGACTTTGACAGCCAATGTGACCCCATTTACGTTAGGCGGCGCGACAGCGACGGGCACCATGAACTTCTACGATGGCACCACGTTGTTAGGAGCAGTCCCGCTCTCGTCCACGGGCGAAGCGAGCCTCACAGTGTCCACTTTCACTGTGGCGGGATCGCCACATAGGCTGACGGCAGTTTTTATCGGCGACTCGAACCGCGACGGTAGCTTGAGTGCTCCGGTTTTCCTGACGGTAAGTCCAGGGCCGATCGCAGTTTCTCTCGTCTCTTCGGATAACCCCTCTGACTTCGGCCAGACAGTGACGTTCACTGCGACCGTGGTCAGCGGAGCTACAGGCACCATTCAATTCAAGGATGGTGCAACGAATCTGGGTGCCCCCGTTACCCTTGCGGGAGCAGTTGCGGTCTTCGCGACCAGTGCGCTGATGCAGGGAACACATTCGATTACAGCAGCATACAGCGGAGACGGATCGCACGCGGCTTCGACTTCGGACGTACTGCTGCAACTGGTCACTCCCGCGATCCTGACGGTAACCGCAAACAACAGTACACGCATGTTCAGTGGGCATAACGGAGCGCTGACCTATACGATCACCGGCTTCGTCGGCGGCGACACGCCAGCCAGCTCAGTCACCGGCGCGCCCACGGTGGTGACCACGGCGACCGAGAGTTCACCTGTAGGCAGCTATCCCATCGCGATCGGGCAGGGAACGCTCGCTGCTACAAACTACAGCTTCGCCTTCGTGAACGGCACACTGACCGTGACCCCGGCGACGCTAACCGTGACCCCGAACAACGCCTCGCGGGTGTATGGTCAGCCGAATCCACCCTTGACGACGACAATCACCGGCTTCCTCAACGACGATATCCCTGCCGTAGTCTCGGGTGCGGCTGCTGTATCGACGACGGCAACAGTGGCTTCCCCGGTCGGCGCCTATCCGATCACGGCAACGCAGGGGACGCTGGCTGCGAAAAACTACAGCTTCATCTTCGTGAACGGAATCCTGACCGTGACCAAGGCGACCCTCACCGTCACAGCGAACCATGCCTCGCGAGTGGTTGGTCTGGCGAATCCGCCGTTCACGACGACAATCACCGGCTTCGTCAACGGCGATACCTCTACCGTGGTCTCGGGAGCAGCGGCTGTATCGACCACGGCAACGACGGCCTCCCCGGTTGGCAGCTATCCGATCATGGTGACGCAGGGCACGTTGTCTGCGACGAACTACGGCTTCGCCTTCGTGAACGGAATTCTGACGATAGACAACATAATTGTGACACCGCCGACGGGCCCGTCAGTGGGAGGCAGCTCGGTGACACTGACCGCGACGGTGCCGGCCGGGGCCACTGGAACCGTGACCTTTGATGATGGCACAACCGTGCTCGGAACCGTGCCGGTCCCAACCAACACCGGGAGGACGGACGGCATAACCGTGACGCTGGTGACGACGCTCGCTCCAGGGACGCACATCATCACGGCAATCTACAGCGGCGACGCGAACTTCGCGCCGGCCACCTCACCGCCGGTCACACTGGTGGTCACCCCGCCGCCGCCAGACTTTACCGTGGCCTCGAGCACGGGACGGCAGCTCATCCCACCGGGAGCTTCGGCGAACTTCACCATCGTCATCAGTTCGATGAATGGGTCGTTCACCAATGCTGTGACGATGAGCGCGACGAACCTGCCACCGGGCGCGACCTACACCTTCAACCCCGCCACAGTCACACCGGGAGCATCGGGAGCCAATACGACGTTTACCGTTAGCGTTCCTCCGCAAAGCCATATGGCTTCGCGCAGCCGTCGCCTCGGACCTGTCGCGTTCGCGTTGCTGTTGTTGCCGTTTGCCCGTCTGAAGCGATATCGCAGGCGACCACAGAAGCTGCTGATATGGATGCTGGCGGCGCTGGTCTCGCTCGGCGCTGTGTCGGGATGCGGAGAGGGCGGCTACTTCTCGCAGACCGAACAGACCTACACGATCACCGTGACGGCCACAAGCGGAACTCTGATTCGCAGCACAACCGTAACCCTGACTGTCGAATAG
- a CDS encoding TonB-dependent receptor, producing the protein MWLLMFVWGAMPIPNAFCQSTFGSIRGVVQDSSGAVVPGAAVTIHSLDENVDRQVTTGDAGEFVAENLKPGHYQLTIRHDGFADAVVNSASLETRQDLRIPITLAIASAKPTVVEVSAASDQINTENGTLSDSKDNQLITQLPLNNRATTTSPLGALALSANVQQDSSGNIALSGASGAMVNFSVDGISTANVRQNGALQDAYPSQEGISAIRVTAFNNSAEFSQVGDVTFTTKSGTNQYHGSAFEYLQNSALDANPYGFNGKAPKRFNTFGGSLGGPVHIPRLYNGKDKTFFFADYEGNRRTTAVAQQFLVPTQAERNGDLTALGSPVIPQSNINPTAIALLAYYPLPNVTGKSNYNYENFQSTPARTDGADLRIDQTITAKQSAYARFSRKNITQDYANPLLPNDADSIHNRSLLVSYTYTITSKLVNEFRYGFTNATTSVGFPIEGANALTQLDLSGVDISQHPTTHAFPTFNFSAGNGFTPIGRDKTGVTQSKTMQFTDNVTYTIGKHTLKAGIDARRVRYFDVELFLPSDDFGQFTFQPTFTGTAFGDFLEGTPTTLFFAVSSPDVGGSAWQYGLFAQDEFQLNSRLTLSYGLRWQVLPAMREDGGNLANFDQKNNSIVVPDDLSSYLAQQKIQGSNLAFQQSFNACSLGYTALPCSNYVTASQDHLPQGLRKTYFGNFQPRFSLAYRPFNDTKTVIRAGFGVFTMTNLGPLSFNNSGNPTSNLHTYTNALTAAGTPLIQFPNTAPSIAGIQYGGGGLDQGVSPNYRDPQSNQWNLTVERQLTGNDTLRVSYVGMHSYRLNITEDLNQIPASTSPYQTTATSPYVDPRAPYPNWFTLFSTFNAGKANYEALQVEGTHRMAHDLYFKANYTLAKNLADNQGSTPTAFAGEVNYGIPITDRFHIASDYGNVEGDRRNRFLLTGLYQLPFGDGRAFLNTGGWRNALLGGWELNNVTLLQTGPWLTPNISTSYDQSNTNVVNRGATLRPDVISHDYYKGLSRGQYFNLAAFSPTPVGAGRFGNAGVGILQGPGTAAVALGLAKNYAFTERVKARFECTFTNVLNHTNFAPPATQIDNSTTFGVLSAPQTAENAGNRTGQLALRIDF; encoded by the coding sequence ATGTGGCTCCTCATGTTTGTGTGGGGTGCGATGCCAATCCCCAACGCCTTCTGTCAGTCCACCTTTGGCAGTATTCGAGGCGTAGTGCAAGACTCTTCTGGAGCGGTGGTCCCAGGAGCAGCCGTAACAATCCACTCGCTGGATGAGAATGTAGACAGGCAGGTCACGACCGGCGACGCGGGTGAGTTTGTCGCCGAGAACCTTAAGCCAGGACACTACCAACTCACAATCCGTCACGATGGCTTCGCAGACGCAGTCGTTAACTCTGCATCGCTGGAAACGCGACAAGACCTCCGCATCCCGATCACGCTTGCTATTGCATCCGCTAAACCCACAGTTGTTGAAGTGAGCGCCGCATCTGATCAGATCAATACGGAAAACGGAACTCTAAGCGACTCGAAGGACAATCAGCTCATTACACAACTTCCCCTGAATAACCGCGCAACCACGACGAGCCCTCTTGGCGCGCTTGCACTCTCGGCAAATGTGCAACAGGACAGTTCGGGCAATATAGCCCTCAGTGGCGCGAGCGGCGCAATGGTGAATTTCTCGGTTGATGGCATCTCCACCGCGAATGTGCGACAGAATGGTGCGCTGCAGGACGCCTATCCTTCACAGGAAGGAATCTCGGCTATCCGAGTGACGGCCTTCAACAATAGCGCCGAGTTTTCGCAGGTCGGGGACGTTACCTTCACGACCAAGAGTGGCACAAATCAGTATCACGGCAGCGCATTTGAATACTTGCAGAACAGTGCTCTTGATGCAAATCCTTATGGATTCAACGGCAAGGCTCCAAAACGATTCAATACATTTGGAGGATCGCTCGGAGGCCCTGTGCACATCCCGCGTCTATATAACGGCAAGGACAAAACCTTCTTCTTTGCCGACTACGAGGGCAATCGCCGCACGACCGCTGTCGCCCAGCAGTTCTTGGTTCCCACACAGGCAGAGCGCAACGGAGACCTGACTGCCCTCGGCAGCCCGGTCATTCCGCAAAGTAATATCAATCCGACCGCCATCGCACTGCTTGCATACTATCCATTGCCAAACGTAACAGGAAAATCCAACTACAATTACGAAAACTTTCAATCGACCCCGGCCCGAACGGATGGGGCTGATCTCCGCATCGACCAGACGATCACCGCGAAGCAATCGGCCTATGCGAGATTCAGCAGGAAGAACATCACGCAGGACTACGCCAACCCTCTTCTACCAAACGATGCTGATAGCATCCATAATCGCAGCCTGCTCGTTTCCTATACCTACACCATCACTTCGAAGCTCGTGAACGAATTTCGATATGGCTTCACGAATGCGACTACTAGTGTTGGGTTCCCCATAGAAGGCGCGAATGCCCTGACGCAACTCGATCTCAGTGGCGTGGACATTAGCCAACACCCAACCACACACGCGTTCCCAACATTTAACTTCAGTGCCGGCAATGGCTTCACCCCGATCGGTCGCGACAAGACCGGTGTAACTCAGTCGAAGACCATGCAATTTACTGACAACGTAACTTACACCATCGGCAAGCACACGCTTAAAGCAGGCATTGATGCTCGCCGTGTCCGTTACTTTGATGTTGAGCTCTTCCTGCCGTCTGATGATTTTGGGCAGTTTACCTTTCAACCGACATTCACCGGCACTGCATTTGGAGATTTTCTTGAAGGCACGCCTACGACCCTATTCTTTGCGGTATCAAGTCCTGATGTAGGCGGTAGCGCCTGGCAATACGGGCTGTTTGCGCAAGACGAGTTTCAACTAAACAGCAGACTTACTCTGAGCTATGGCTTGCGTTGGCAGGTTCTTCCAGCGATGCGCGAAGATGGAGGCAATCTGGCCAACTTTGACCAGAAGAACAACTCGATCGTCGTACCGGACGACCTGTCCTCCTACCTTGCACAGCAGAAGATTCAAGGCTCGAACCTGGCATTCCAACAGTCCTTCAATGCGTGCAGTCTCGGTTACACCGCATTGCCCTGTTCAAATTACGTAACAGCAAGTCAGGATCACTTGCCTCAGGGTCTGCGTAAGACTTACTTCGGAAACTTTCAACCACGTTTCTCGTTGGCCTATCGTCCATTCAACGATACGAAGACCGTAATCCGCGCCGGGTTCGGTGTATTTACAATGACCAACCTTGGGCCGCTCTCGTTCAATAACAGTGGCAACCCGACATCAAATCTGCACACATATACAAACGCACTCACCGCGGCTGGAACGCCCTTGATCCAATTCCCGAACACCGCTCCGTCAATTGCCGGTATCCAGTATGGTGGTGGCGGACTTGATCAAGGAGTTTCCCCCAACTACCGCGACCCGCAGTCGAACCAATGGAATCTCACTGTTGAACGCCAGCTAACCGGCAACGATACTCTGCGTGTCAGCTATGTTGGTATGCACTCGTACCGCTTAAACATCACAGAAGACCTGAACCAGATTCCCGCAAGCACATCACCGTATCAGACAACAGCAACCAGCCCTTACGTTGATCCGCGTGCGCCCTATCCTAACTGGTTTACACTCTTCAGTACCTTTAACGCCGGTAAAGCAAACTACGAGGCCCTGCAAGTAGAGGGAACACACCGCATGGCCCACGACCTGTACTTCAAGGCGAATTACACGTTGGCCAAGAATCTGGCGGACAACCAGGGAAGCACTCCAACAGCATTCGCCGGTGAAGTTAATTACGGCATTCCGATTACCGACCGTTTCCACATCGCCAGCGACTACGGGAACGTAGAAGGAGATCGGCGCAACCGGTTCCTGCTGACTGGTCTCTACCAGTTGCCTTTCGGCGACGGGAGGGCGTTCCTCAACACCGGCGGCTGGAGGAACGCACTCCTCGGCGGATGGGAGCTCAATAACGTTACCTTGCTCCAGACCGGACCATGGCTCACACCCAACATCAGCACGTCTTACGACCAGTCCAATACCAATGTCGTGAATCGTGGTGCCACGCTCCGTCCCGACGTCATTTCGCACGACTATTACAAAGGACTGTCACGTGGCCAGTACTTCAACCTGGCTGCGTTCTCTCCCACTCCAGTTGGAGCAGGCCGGTTCGGAAATGCAGGCGTCGGCATCCTTCAGGGGCCAGGCACAGCAGCCGTTGCGCTTGGACTGGCGAAGAACTATGCGTTCACTGAACGAGTGAAAGCACGCTTTGAGTGTACTTTCACCAACGTTCTAAACCACACGAACTTTGCACCGCCCGCCACACAAATCGACAACTCAACGACCTTCGGTGTCTTAAGCGCTCCGCAAACAGCGGAAAATGCGGGCAATCGTACCGGCCAACTTGCATTGAGAATCGATTTCTAA
- a CDS encoding outer membrane beta-barrel protein, translating into MNRRLRIFVYPLLLSLAPAVVAQQKPANTIDASVTFSELRANAPVGGCGCFWMSGGTGEISYPVWRNFSVLAEVAGHHTGNIPNFNAGLSLVSGMGGVRMRWPNHTRFQPFAQALFGGVHGFDSYFPARVGKLPTSYDTSYSMAIGGGLDVAISRHIWIRALKADYNYTSLRNLQGDNQNQLRIGAGILFRGSRK; encoded by the coding sequence ATGAACCGACGCCTACGCATCTTCGTCTACCCGTTGCTGCTATCGCTCGCCCCAGCAGTGGTAGCGCAACAGAAACCAGCCAACACCATCGACGCATCGGTGACGTTCAGCGAACTGCGCGCCAACGCTCCGGTAGGCGGCTGCGGCTGCTTCTGGATGTCCGGCGGCACGGGTGAAATCTCGTATCCGGTATGGAGGAACTTTTCGGTCTTGGCGGAAGTAGCCGGCCATCACACGGGCAATATCCCCAACTTCAATGCCGGCCTGAGCCTGGTCTCCGGTATGGGTGGGGTTCGCATGCGCTGGCCCAATCACACACGGTTCCAACCCTTCGCTCAGGCGTTGTTCGGCGGTGTCCACGGCTTCGACAGCTACTTCCCGGCACGGGTGGGGAAATTGCCGACCAGTTACGATACTTCATATTCCATGGCCATCGGCGGAGGCCTGGATGTGGCTATCTCAAGGCATATCTGGATACGTGCGCTGAAGGCCGACTACAACTACACCTCGCTACGCAACTTGCAGGGAGACAACCAGAACCAGTTGCGCATCGGGGCAGGGATTCTCTTCCGTGGCAGCAGGAAGTAG